From the Mycobacterium sp. MS1601 genome, one window contains:
- a CDS encoding DUF6283 family protein: MTSQSAGPDLDGSVHNRGDELAHCVRPCANCPWRRDSPAGEFPAERYDALRTTAGAPGHEAALDAPIFACHKSEPGRDRACAGWLAIAGINHLGVRLAVALGRLPAEVLRPGGDWPELFDSYEEMAARNGLSVSGPP; the protein is encoded by the coding sequence GTGACATCACAGAGTGCGGGGCCCGACCTGGATGGGTCCGTGCACAACCGGGGCGACGAGTTGGCGCACTGCGTGCGGCCGTGCGCAAACTGCCCGTGGCGCAGGGATTCACCCGCCGGGGAGTTTCCGGCCGAACGGTACGACGCCCTGCGGACCACAGCCGGGGCGCCCGGACACGAAGCGGCACTCGACGCACCGATCTTCGCTTGCCACAAGTCGGAGCCGGGGCGTGACCGTGCGTGCGCGGGTTGGCTGGCGATCGCCGGAATCAATCACCTTGGTGTCCGGCTGGCTGTCGCGCTCGGTCGCCTGCCGGCGGAGGTTCTCAGGCCCGGTGGCGACTGGCCTGAGCTGTTCGATTCGTATGAGGAGATGGCGGCGCGGAACGGGCTGAGCGTCAGCGGTCCACCGTGA